From Limisphaerales bacterium, one genomic window encodes:
- a CDS encoding PQQ-like beta-propeller repeat protein, which yields MQIRGCFLSLLSITVFSVIADDWPQWLGPQRDGVWREERIIQKFDGVPKLRWKADIGGGYAGPAVAKGRVYVLDRQLSKGTKNPANPFARGQLAGTERVLCLNEADGKLLWKHEYDCPYAISYPAGPRCTPTVDGNRVYTLGAMGNLFCLSTENGKVLWQVDFKKDFGTKTPVWGFAAHPLVDGDKLICLGGGEEGTTIAFNKMTGKVLWRVLPGPDLGYCPPMIFKAGGQRQLIIWHPRALNSIDPETGKLHWTEPFSVRSGLSIPTPRLHGDLLFITSFYNGPLMMRLAKDAPRAKVEWRATGRSERVTQQLHAIMCTPFIEDGHIYGVCSYGQFRCIKVATGVRVWETFAPVTKGEGRWANAFIVKHQDRFFIHNEKGDLIIAKLSPKGYEEISRANLIAPTNTARGRQLVWSHPAFANKSIYLRNDRVIRCYSLAE from the coding sequence ATGCAAATTCGTGGATGTTTTCTTTCTCTCCTTTCCATAACTGTATTCAGCGTAATTGCCGACGACTGGCCGCAATGGCTTGGCCCGCAGCGCGATGGAGTTTGGCGCGAGGAGCGGATTATTCAAAAATTCGATGGCGTGCCCAAGCTACGTTGGAAGGCGGACATCGGGGGCGGCTACGCCGGGCCGGCAGTGGCCAAGGGGCGCGTGTATGTGCTGGATCGGCAGTTATCAAAAGGGACGAAGAATCCGGCTAATCCTTTTGCCCGCGGCCAATTAGCGGGCACTGAACGCGTGCTGTGCTTGAACGAAGCCGACGGCAAGCTCTTGTGGAAACACGAGTACGATTGTCCCTACGCGATTAGCTATCCGGCCGGGCCGCGCTGTACGCCCACCGTTGATGGCAACCGCGTTTACACGCTGGGCGCGATGGGAAATCTTTTTTGCCTCAGCACGGAGAACGGCAAGGTGCTCTGGCAGGTCGATTTCAAAAAAGACTTTGGCACAAAGACGCCCGTGTGGGGGTTCGCCGCGCATCCATTGGTGGATGGCGATAAACTCATTTGCCTTGGCGGCGGCGAAGAAGGCACCACCATTGCGTTTAACAAAATGACCGGCAAAGTATTGTGGCGCGTGCTGCCCGGACCGGATCTGGGCTATTGCCCGCCGATGATTTTCAAAGCCGGCGGCCAGCGGCAGCTCATCATCTGGCATCCGCGCGCGCTTAATTCCATTGATCCCGAGACCGGCAAGCTCCACTGGACCGAACCTTTCAGTGTGCGTTCCGGCCTTTCCATCCCCACCCCGCGCCTGCACGGCGATCTACTGTTCATCACTTCATTTTACAACGGCCCGCTGATGATGCGCCTTGCCAAGGACGCCCCACGCGCGAAAGTGGAATGGCGGGCTACTGGCCGCAGCGAGCGCGTTACCCAGCAGCTCCACGCCATCATGTGCACGCCCTTCATCGAGGACGGCCATATCTACGGCGTGTGCAGCTACGGCCAATTCCGCTGCATTAAGGTCGCCACCGGCGTGCGCGTTTGGGAAACCTTTGCCCCTGTCACCAAGGGCGAGGGCCGCTGGGCCAATGCCTTTATCGTCAAGCATCAGGATCGGTTTTTCATTCACAACGAAAAGGGTGACCTCATTATCGCCAAGCTCAGCCCGAAGGGCTACGAGGAGATCAGCCGTGCCAACCTCATCGCCCCCACCAACACCGCACGTGGCCGTCAGCTGGTCTGGAGTCACCCCGCCTTCGCAAACAAGAGCATCTACCTGCGTAATGACCGCGTGATCCGATGCTATTCACTGGCCGAATAA
- a CDS encoding tetratricopeptide repeat protein: MFNPTKLICFLAPLSIALLMGCGKTAPEQPAKPKVAPTKATLTPGMETAKKAREAGDYRGAVRLYTYELAAEEAKPAPNWVQLTYLHNELGFALNNAGQSDKALEHYQKALAIDLKQLGSEHPDVATSYNNIGMVHRKKGEDDKALAHYQKALAIFLKQMGPEHPLVAGSYNNIGEVHREMGEDNKALAHYQKALAIYLDQLGPEHPDVATSYNNIGVVHDIKGEDDKALAHYQKALAINLKQLGPEHPRVASSYNNIGFVHHKKGEDDKAMEHHQKALAIRLKQLGPEHPSVAISYHNMASVYRTEKDLAKAKEYWEKAYAIFFKKLGPNHPKTKLVNGKLDALKE, encoded by the coding sequence ATGTTCAACCCGACCAAACTCATCTGCTTCCTTGCCCCGTTGTCCATTGCCTTGCTGATGGGCTGCGGGAAGACAGCACCGGAGCAGCCAGCCAAACCGAAAGTGGCACCGACTAAGGCCACGTTGACGCCCGGGATGGAGACGGCCAAAAAGGCCCGTGAGGCAGGCGATTATCGAGGGGCGGTGCGGTTGTACACCTATGAACTCGCCGCTGAAGAAGCCAAGCCCGCGCCTAACTGGGTGCAATTAACCTACCTGCACAATGAGCTAGGATTCGCCCTGAATAATGCCGGCCAATCCGACAAGGCGCTGGAGCATTACCAGAAAGCACTGGCGATTGATCTCAAACAACTGGGGTCGGAGCATCCTGATGTGGCCACCAGCTACAACAACATCGGGATGGTGCACCGCAAGAAAGGCGAGGACGACAAGGCGCTGGCGCATTACCAGAAAGCACTGGCGATTTTTCTCAAACAAATGGGGCCGGAGCATCCTCTTGTGGCCGGCAGCTACAACAACATCGGGGAGGTGCACCGCGAGATGGGCGAGGACAACAAGGCACTGGCGCATTACCAGAAAGCCCTGGCGATTTATCTCGATCAACTGGGGCCGGAGCATCCTGATGTGGCCACCAGCTACAACAACATCGGGGTGGTGCACGATATCAAGGGCGAGGACGACAAGGCACTGGCGCATTACCAGAAAGCTCTGGCGATTAATCTCAAACAACTGGGTCCGGAGCATCCTCGGGTGGCCTCCAGCTACAACAACATCGGATTTGTGCACCATAAGAAAGGGGAGGACGACAAGGCAATGGAGCATCACCAGAAAGCCCTGGCGATCCGGCTCAAACAACTGGGTCCGGAGCATCCCTCTGTGGCCATCAGCTACCACAACATGGCTTCGGTCTACAGAACCGAGAAGGATTTGGCCAAGGCCAAGGAGTATTGGGAGAAAGCCTATGCAATTTTCTTCAAGAAACTGGGTCCAAACCATCCAAAAACGAAGCTCGTGAATGGTAAACTGGACGCGCTTAAGGAGTGA
- a CDS encoding putative zinc-binding metallopeptidase, which yields MAVLALKPSPSTMVMTAQPNWRSLDDEALLERRISGLGLHIDGVVADCIEQLYRELEAKGLALMPPCHIGDEWFCPEGCAAIFIPFYLFDDRLRKLERKMVLEVEGGTRNECMKLLRHEAGHAYSYAYKLQRKKKWQQHFGLASQEYPETYRPRGYSRSYVVHLDGGYAQMHPDEDWAETFAVWLAPGNRWRRKYADWPALRKLEYVEELMESLAGKDPVHLEAYRAATESSLRLKLRTYYRRKQKAYAETFPDFYDADLRQLFVAMPVERNGHITAARLMRQGRRNIVGAVSQWTREPKYRVNELLSDLADRAEELELAANPHDSELPSQLVSYITSLVMNHRFTGRFKQTR from the coding sequence GTGGCTGTGCTGGCTCTAAAACCATCGCCTTCCACCATGGTGATGACCGCACAACCCAACTGGCGCAGCCTTGATGATGAGGCATTGTTGGAGCGTCGCATCAGCGGTCTCGGGCTGCACATAGACGGAGTGGTGGCCGATTGCATCGAGCAACTGTACCGCGAGCTGGAGGCGAAGGGATTGGCGCTGATGCCGCCGTGTCATATCGGTGATGAATGGTTTTGTCCTGAGGGCTGCGCGGCGATTTTTATTCCGTTTTATTTATTTGATGACCGGCTGCGAAAGCTGGAGCGTAAGATGGTGCTGGAGGTGGAAGGTGGCACGCGCAATGAATGCATGAAGTTGCTCCGGCACGAGGCGGGTCACGCGTATTCGTACGCGTACAAGTTGCAACGTAAGAAGAAATGGCAGCAGCATTTCGGGTTGGCTTCGCAGGAGTATCCGGAGACATATCGGCCACGGGGGTATAGCCGGTCGTACGTGGTGCACTTGGATGGCGGCTACGCGCAGATGCATCCGGACGAGGATTGGGCGGAGACGTTCGCAGTGTGGCTCGCGCCGGGGAATCGTTGGCGGCGAAAGTACGCGGACTGGCCGGCGTTGCGCAAGCTGGAGTATGTGGAAGAACTGATGGAGTCGTTGGCCGGGAAGGATCCGGTGCATTTGGAGGCGTACCGCGCGGCGACGGAAAGTAGTTTGCGGCTGAAGTTGCGGACCTATTATCGACGCAAACAAAAGGCGTATGCGGAGACGTTTCCGGATTTTTATGATGCGGATTTGCGGCAGTTGTTTGTGGCGATGCCGGTGGAAAGAAACGGGCACATCACCGCGGCGCGGTTGATGCGGCAGGGGCGGCGGAACATCGTGGGGGCGGTAAGTCAATGGACGCGTGAACCGAAATATCGCGTGAACGAACTGCTCAGTGACCTTGCCGATCGCGCGGAGGAGCTGGAGTTAGCAGCTAATCCGCATGATTCAGAATTGCCTTCGCAGTTGGTTTCGTATATAACATCGCTCGTAATGAACCACCGGTTTACCGGACGGTTCAAACAGACGCGCTGA